The window ctactttgaagaatctcaaaaatgaaagatattgatttgtttaacacttttttggttactacatgattccacatggtgttatttcattgttttgatgtcttcactattattctacaatgcagaaaatagtaaaaataaagaaaaacccttgaatgagtaggtgtccaaacttttgactggtactgtatatctatttATAAATAACACACAGGAAAATCTAGTTTTGGACTGAACCTGGCCTTTAACACTTACATTTAAACTGGCTTTGTTTCATAGGTTGAGCATGTGGAATAGACTGGTTTAATAACAAACACATAAATCAATATTGCAGCTGTGAGTAAAGGATACGCGGTGAACTGGAAGTCTGCTCCCACAGCGGCTGACATCATTGCTTGCAggttcctctcctccaggttgCCGAAGCAGTAGCCGTTGGCCTTGTCCACAGTCCGCAGAACCTGCGTCATGCTCTCCCTGTCCTGGAGATAGAGCACAGTGCAGGATGTCAGTGGTTAAGTGgcaaaaaatgtaaatgcaagcTTCATCCTCCAGGTTGAGACTAGTGTTTTAACCTTACCCCTTCTAAAATGGACCAGTATTTATTATGAGTTTAGACAAAGTATTGTGGTTGTGTTCACTAGTAGGCACAAAGCAGAAGAAAAATATctgaaacagggaggtactgaACTTCATGTCCCATAATAAATATGACCCAGAAACAGCAGATGCCCAAGAACCAGTGAACATCTAAAGGTAGTAGCAAAGTCTCACCTGCACATTGAGAGGCACAAAAGAGACAAGGCCATAGTCTTGTATGACCCCTGCAAGTTTCTCATTTAGTTTGAGGAACTTCCTAAAGAAAGGGTCAGCAGCCAAGTGATCCAGCAGATATGTCAGGTCCATAACATCTGTGTAGAAGTCCAGGTTGAAGGCTATTCCAGAGACAGAGTAAGTGCAAAAATTAAACAAGTTCCACAGCTAAAGACAAACTGTCAAATCAAACACTTGAGGGAAACTGAGGGAATATAGCCATACAAAGCCCATATTCATAATCACCCAGGATATCTCATCTCACCCAGTTTGCCGTACTGCTCGATGAGGTCCATCTTGGAGAGGACGTTAACGTGGGGTAGCTCCACGTGCAGCATAGTGGACAGGGAGGTGCACAGCACTGAGATGAACTTAGCTGGGTCAGCGCAGTAATGAGAGTCCACAAGGTGCACTGCAGTCAGCTGAGAGTAATTAAAGAGGGAGTGTTAGTGAGACAGTGCAGGGATTCAACTAACTGGCCCAGGTTATCCCGGTGGGGTGAGTTTGCACAGGGTGAAAAGCGAATGCATTTGTTTTGGAAACATGCTGCACCCACCCGGGCGTGAGCCAGGTGCCCTGTTCAAAGCCTAGGCTAGATTAAGCATGTGGAGTAATGAGTAGGCTTCTACTTTTATTAAAAGCAAAAGTGATTGATTTTAATAAAAACACTATCTGCCTTCCCAATAAAAACTAGTTTGAAAATTTGAACATATATTTCATGGAAAGAGATGCGTTTCTGGACAATTTACCACACTGTGTGATTTGAGAAGGGAGCTCCTTCCTGACTGATTTTGACCGTTAATGTCACGAGTCATTGACTGGTGCACCGCTGCTCAGGTTAATAGAACTCACTCAGTGATTTGAGCACAACCTATAGGCACTATGACTCAATACTAATAAAGCACATGCCCATAAACACCCAATACAAATAGCTAGGCCTACTTGTCAAAGCCCCAAATTCTCCATCAATGTGGCAAACAATACATTTCTTAAGTTAGCCTAAATCATACTGAATGTGTCATGCATGGATTGACATACTACACAGTGTTTATTTTGGGGAATCATTCATACTAGGAATCACAACATTCCAGCACCAATGGGCACAAACATCTTAGAATCCTGAACCATCTCACCCTGAAGTTCCACTTGGCCAGCTGAGCAAAGATGTTTTTCACCGAGTTCTGGTGGGTGTACAGCTCCACCTGACCTGGACAGTCAAACAGAAAGTAACAGTCGCTATGTTCCTCTAATTTGGTTTCCAGCCAGTCCAGATTGGCCTCCAGGTACTCCATGCAGTACAGGAGTCCACCATTGGGCCCCAGCTTCAAACCCTCCATCACGTCATCTAGGGTGACCAGCTCTGAAATATCCACAGCACAGGGATATGGGAGCCCTTCATTTGCAGGGTCCATGTTCACCACAACCACCTTCCGTCCCAAGTGACTCAAGAACTCCTGCATCCCCCGGCAGTATGTGGTTTTACCTGAGCCAGGAGGTCCTATGACCACCTGGCCAAAGCGTAAGGATGGAGTCTGCGAGGGCTGGGTGGCCATGATTACTTCTCCAAAGCTCTGACTTGTTAGATTCCCATCTGAGGAGAAAACAAATGGTACATACCCATCACTGACCATCAGTGCTGAGCCACTAACCACCAC of the Oncorhynchus clarkii lewisi isolate Uvic-CL-2024 chromosome 3, UVic_Ocla_1.0, whole genome shotgun sequence genome contains:
- the LOC139395599 gene encoding GPN-loop GTPase 2 — protein: MATQPSQTPSLRFGQVVIGPPGSGKTTYCRGMQEFLSHLGRKVVVVNMDPANEGLPYPCAVDISELVTLDDVMEGLKLGPNGGLLYCMEYLEANLDWLETKLEEHSDCYFLFDCPGQVELYTHQNSVKNIFAQLAKWNFRLTAVHLVDSHYCADPAKFISVLCTSLSTMLHVELPHVNVLSKMDLIEQYGKLAFNLDFYTDVMDLTYLLDHLAADPFFRKFLKLNEKLAGVIQDYGLVSFVPLNVQDRESMTQVLRTVDKANGYCFGNLEERNLQAMMSAAVGADFQFTATLGVQERYVEDGEKTVEEEVMDL